A window of Kwoniella pini CBS 10737 chromosome 9, complete sequence genomic DNA:
TTGGATGACTATAAgtcccaaaaaaaaaaaaaaggaaaatcaaagaaatcaGCTCTTTTTCTTATACCTTTGTGAATTGCAATATGTATCTCTAGCATATTaacaaaaaaaagaaaaatttcaaCTCACACTCTAATTGCAGACCATAAATATCCACCAGTTGAACTAGTATTCATCATTGGATGAGTTCTACCTGGTAAAACTTGATAAGTTCTTTCCCAACTTTCACTTAAAgtatcatttaaataatttggATCTTTTTTTGACcaatttaataattcaactaaaatttgttgatatgGTGAATAAACTACTAATTGTGCTGAACCAATAAGATATTGTgttaaaaatgataatattgaaattggtgaTAATGTTGAAGCTATTATAAGTCTAAATAGCCGAAAATTGAGAAAAACAAACCGTTACTTATTAATTGcctttttttgatttttttttataaataaCTTTTGACTCACCCATCCCATCCTCCTAGATGTAATTCATCTCTTGTAGCGTTCAATTCAGCTACTTGAGCATTATGTTTACGTAGTCTTTGAGCAACTTTTGCTGGTTTGgcattatcatcttctggtggtggaggagctaaatcaaaaaggtAAGATAGATTGTATCAGCCATCAGGTGACAGACACCATTACAAATCGTGATCCtataaattgatgaaattatacATATCACTCACGCCTCTCATAATCCTCTTGAGCTTCCATCCAATTCAACCACTTAACACATTCTAATTCCCTTTCACTTATATTCATAGTTTGTAAAACACCCCATGCAGGTGGACTATCACTATTtgtaaataataatatcTTTCCTTTAGCTCCAATTCTTTCTAATATTGCAGATGTAACTAATCCACTTGTATCATCAACTACTAAATATCTTCCACCAGGTCTAATATTTGAcatatttaaaatttgagATAAAGTATCCATACGTAAATGTAAAATTGATGTAGGTGATCTTTCAGAATAATGAGATAAAATATTAggtattgaaggtgataaaggaTGAACTGTTGTTgaaaatctaaattatttCAGTCAAAATTAGTAAATGATTGTTTTCATCATTGaattcattaaataaagcaaattgaaaaaaaaattcaaaggtatattttgaaaattcactttttctctttcctccttctccattttTCTTTACTAAATTCagtttttaatttaaatttttcatgagcttcttcttgtttttttataatttcttcaacaCTCATTccatttaatttcaattcagcAATTTCTTCATGTGATAAAGtttgtttttcaatttcaggtaaatcatgTATATGTTCATTAGTTTCAGTTATATCATCTTAAATAAAAGtgaatatttgatattagTATTTACGTTTgtcttttgaaaatttgaGACAGAGAGAGAAAGTGACTAACCTATAACAGCTTCTACAACATTTTGTCTTTTTAAAGGACGTAAAATATTTTTCCATCCCGGATTACTTtttgaatcattttctttactttttcctttaccttttttatcttttttattatttatttcttcatttaaaaatGGTAAAGGAGTTGAATTTCTAGAAgtagaggaagaagaagaagaagaagatgtaaatGATCCACCAATTATTTCATATGTTATATCGTAATGtagatcaatcaattgagaagaagggaatGAGCCGTATTTTCCAAGTTGTATAAGCCTGAGGGCAACAAGGAGTTAGCGAGAAGTTACTTTTTGATTGTAGGAGCCGGAAGTCAGGACGTTATTCGTCCTCAGCATATATGTCCAATTTTATTTCTGATAAAGGTATTCCATTAATTGGAATAAAATTTACTCACccatttttttcaatagtTACTACTTTAATCGCATCACTAGGTAATTTCAACATAACCGtatcaccttctttcatttttgTCAATCTACGAAGTATAACTTCTGTCAAAGGTTCTTTTGgctcatcatcacctttacGTCTTTTGAAAGGTGGAggttttgttgaattttcagAAATAATCGATACTTGTTCAACTTCCTTATTAGCAGGTATATCATGTATTGGAATATCAACTTCCATATTTTCGGTATTGACCTCAGTTGGCTGTTTTATCACGTCGTCGGGAATACTCATTTCGTGTTGTAAGCTATTATCGATGATAATATAAGAATACTTTTTTTggataaagataataataaataatatATCAATCTAATCTCGAATGAAATAAATGGGATaaaatgaatataaataaatcataaagATATTTGAGTGAACCGGTTATTCCAAATAGTAACTAACTACGAGTAGTACGAATGACGCGTAGCAATAAGCTGCGTTGCTACGAGTATAACTTATGAAAATAATCTTCATTCTTAGCATACTCAAGAGACAACGAGTAGTCATTATAAGAACTTGACTTTTGCATCTCATATAGACAGTCCTGAATTTTATCCAAACACCCATTCAACCCCTAACCGAAAATGGCACAACCACCTTATATGTCATCCAGATctccaccacctttacAACATCCTAAACCTACTCATCCAGCATATCCACCACCTGAACCACCACATACACCAACAGGAAGTTCAacaacttcttctccttaTTCACAAGCTCAAAGAATTTCACAAGATGGTTATATACGTTATTCAAGTCCACCTGTAGgagaatcaattaatcaaaatgaaaattcaaatacatcttcatttaatGCTTATAGTGCACCAcaacaaaattcaaataacGTAAATAATAGAAATGGATATAATAATATAGGTACACCTGTTGTTGGAGTTGGACATGCACCTGGACCACAAGGATATAGTAATATGAATAATAATGCTTTTGGAGGTACTTGGCCTGGAATGAATGATGCAACTGCACAAATGGGTGttcaatttggaaaatCCGCTGTAGCTGCTGGACAAGATTATGTTGAAAAGAATGTAAGTGTAAATTCATATTGTATTTCAGAGGAAccaaagctgatttgtaATTACATTTATACAGTTCACGCGATACCTACCTTTACATCTCATTAAAGTATCATTTTCAGTGACCAACTCTTATGTATTGAATAAACTTAGATTAGTCCTTTTTCCATGGAGACATAAAACTTGGTCTAGACAAATTAAAAGATCTACTGTTGATGGAGCTATGGAAGGTTGGCAAGCTCCAagagatgatttgaatgCGCCAGATCTTTATATTCCAAGTAAGCATACAAATATACGATATGTCAGAATGTTTATGATAGCTAATATcgaattttttttttttcataGCAATGGCTTTGGTAACATATACTTTACTTTCAGCTTTAGCATCAGGTTTACAATCAAGATTTCATCCTGAAGTATTAGgtttatctttatcaaaatcattagcAGTAGTTACACTTGAATTTTGCGCTATAAAATTAGGATGTTATTTACTTGATGTAAAAGGAACAGGTGCTTCAGGAGTAGAATTAATAGGATATGGTGGATATAAATTCGTAGGAATTATAGCTGttataattataaatatGCTTGGATTTGGTAGAATTATTTGGTGGTCTTcttttatatatacatttgGTGCAAACGCTTTCTTCCTTGTGAGTAATACTTCTTATGTTGCATAATTCGATGTTAGCTGATTTATAATATGTTGTCATTCAAATTAGTTACGTTCACTCAAATATGTTTTACTTCCTGACGCTTCAGTATCAACAGTTACTACTACATTATCGCATTCtcaaagatcaagaagagtACAATTCTTATTTTTCATGGCTATGAGTCAGGTTATATGGATGGGCTGGTTATCTAGAGTATGAGCATagatattgatcaaaatctaGTTAATTGTCAGATAGTTGATTCGTAGCCTAGATATAGTTGACAGACGCTATTAAAGAGCATGCATCGTACTTGtcatttcatctaatatATTTTGCATTCACTTGTAGAAATACCTCACTTGTATTAACCAATACATACCACGtggatttgattccgttcGTAAAGGTGGTCTGGGCGCTTTTAAGTATAGGAATGAATGACTACGCTTAAAACCTCTGAGCGCGAGTGAATGAGTTTATGACTATTTGACATTTTACCATTAATCGTTACTGTAACACCTTCTAATTGATCAACTCCTTCCAGCTATAGTCACACACACACGATGACAGCTTCATGATTCTAGTCAACGTTTGAAAAGTTATTAACTAACTTACGACCATACCAAGACAGTCTGGctcttcaaaatcaaagtcaacGCCAAAAGAGTTCACAGCCATTTATCATTGTTGGGCAACCTGTACGAACCGAAATAGCAAAGTTTAGATGCACCAGAAATAATTCGGTCAAAATCATAGAAGCATTGGAGAGATATATAATATCTCAACTACATTCGAATATCTTGCTAAACATATCAGTTCATCAAAATGTCACTTTTTGGTCAAGTTAAACGTCATACACCTTCTGCAAAACCTAGAAgatcacctttacctataACATCATGGGATACagataaaaaattagattCAATACATCATAATCATACACAAATTGCAGGATATGGTAAATTCTTCACAATTATATATTTACCATttccttcattttcttcatcatcatcatcatcatcttcaatatcatcttcatcaaatttaaatttaaatggaaatggattatcttcacctaaatcacaTTCTAgacattcttctttttctcaaaatcattctcattctcattctcattcacATTcacaaaataaaataaaatatttaaaaatttatttaccaattccaccaaaattattttcacgtttacctaaattaaattcaccAATACGtataattttttcttttttaattttaattagtttaattttatttttacttGGATTTAAAAAAACTAGAAGAGGTGGTTCAACTTGGTCACCACCTTTTGTTGATCCTGATACAACTGTAATTacacctgaagaagcttctttaatttGGGAATGGGAAATTTTAAGTGGTCATTATCCTTCAACTCATCATCGTGAgttaaattcaaattccaaaactttttcaacttttgacTTAATAAGAATATTTTGCTAAATTCTTTCCAATacacacacacacacacaGCACCTGATCAtatacctcttccacctcaaATACATAATCCTATTGtaccttcatctttactTCCTTCCCCATCTACACCGACCCCATTAGTAGCTTatcaaaatcgaaattcaccttcacaaccgaaaatcaatcttataGGTCAAGGACCTGAAAggaattatttgaatgcTTGGGATACAAGAGAAAATCAACCTGGTTTCGCACCTCGTCCGGCACCTGGCACGATATTGGATCTAGATTTGGTCTTGGAGAAATGTGACTTCGGAGCgaacaaggtgagtcttGCGTTACTAGGAAGCAGTCTTTTATACGTATAGGGAGATTAGACGACGGAGATGACGAGTCACTAGGAGTCGTGGTCATGAGTGGTAAAAGGGGGAGGCGAAGCTCCAAATCTTTCTAAGCGGGATTGTATCGATACTGAGAATGAGCGAAGAGCTAATCTTGTTTTTGAGCTGCAGTATGTTCGCGATTGTTTAGAATTCTTGCGCATTGGTGGAGGATTAGATAGTAATGGACGAGTAAGACGAGGGAATTACTTATCACAATACAAGCAGATGTACCACGAATCCTCAACTCCAGAAAAACGAAATGACTGGACATCCCGATCAACATCACTCACAGCCGACCCGACTAGATCTGCCTTAACCCTACAGAACCCATATCCAGTTTCAGCATCGTTCGACTCACGATCAGCATGCGATGAACTTCACCCTCGAATATTTCACATGTTCTGGGCAGGACCATTCACAGATAAACCATATATGGCAGTCATGTCATTCCTTTTCACCCAAAATTTAGGATTGGATAAACCTTTAGGATCATCAAGTGATGTAGTAAAGGGTACATGTAGACCTCAATTCTGGGTATGGATAAATCCAGGACCAGCAGCTGCCGTTCCTAACCCTTCTGCGAAAAGAGAGATGTATGAAAGTTTAGCTACGAATCCTTGGTCCGCCCCATTTTTAGATGAACGATTTAGAGAAGTAGTTAAATTTAAGATGTGGAATACCACTGAGCAGCTCGatggaattgatgaattgaaagatcattGGAGGGATATgcaaattttcaattccgGTGGAAACGTATataaacaacaacaacaacagagAGCTCAACCCACTACGACGgctcaagaagaagaaggtccTAAGTTGggtgaattattagatgaagttATAGTTGATTCTGAAACTACCGAAGTTCCAGCTACGACTGCAGccaaaaaaaagaaagatagtgtatttgaaaaagttggatcatcatctgaatcgGATTATGATAGATTATCAGTAATCTTAAGTGATATGGCTAGATTTGTCTTAACTTATCGATTTGGAGGAATTTATTTGGATGCGGATACTTTGTTTTTAAGAGATTGGGAAGAATTATGGAATTATAGAGGACAATTTGCATATAGGTGGTCATGGCATCAAAAATACAATACAGCTGTACTTAAACTTCATAAAAAATCTGCCTTGGCTACTTTCTTATTTAAAACTGCTTTAGAAAATGGATTAGATTTTCATCCAATGACAGTTAGTAGATATTTAAAAGATGCTGGATTAGATAAATTGTTATTTAGAGTACCTGATGCTTTATTTGATCCTGCTTGGTTAAATATGGAAAGGTatcaaagagaaagacCACCTTTCCCTTATTTCCCTGAGTAAGTTTTGTATTTTTGACAATAACattatatcttttcaatttttctaTATGGTATATACAACGTTGAATAATATAGCTGATATTTGAATTGTATTTAGATTTTCcgttttcttttcaaatgataaatttgatactGCCGGTCCTCAACCACTTGGATTTGATGGATTTTTTAGAGGAGCATTTTCTTATCATTTCCATAATTTCTGGTAAGTTTATATCTTTACGGATGAgtcaaaaaaaaattgatattaattGGTATGaaaaaattgttttttatAGGTGGTTACCTTTTGATCCTACAAGAAATTTCCCTGATTTAGGACAAAGATTTataaaaggtgaaaaagcACTTAAAGAAGCTGCTAAATTAAATAGTTTAAAAggtcaaaatgaaaatatagaaaataatgataatattgatgatgatgatgaaggagatggagaaattggaaaaactaaaattgaaggtgaaagttTAGTTACAACACGTGAAGATatggatgatgaaattgatttaagtTGGAGTACAGTTTTAAAAAGAACTTTTGAAGGTTATTTAAGAGGTGAAAGAGCTAATGCTTATGGAGAATGGTTAGAATGGGGTGAGTAGGAATGGGAGAGGGATTTTTTTTAAGAGATTAGGGCGaatcaaaatgatgaagttATTTAAAGGAAGGAAaggattgaattgaattgaactcatgaatatgatttaattatttgattattagTATTAGTTAAGAGAAATTATATAGTATTTACACAAATTTTATACCTTGTTTTTTATACTTGAATTATAATATACCCTCGTACgaatatcatttatacttttgattatatataattcaatttaaaGGGGaaaaaatatgaatttaaataatgtGCATTGAATTGGTAATAATgtaatataatataatataatttgTGTAAATTCCCCCTCAAGTAGGGGTGCCACGTTTGCAAAGTTGTTTTGTTATCTAGTTAGATCTTTTTGGTGGAGGTTGTCCGTTTTGGTTATCAAAGTCAATCTTAATTAGAAgatcattcattttcttaaagaattatctttaatatctattttattttattcttcttcataattatattttaaatcaaaagattaatttattaaacGAACGAACAAGATATATATccaaaaaagaagatttgtgaatcatttatttaattaaaaacTTGAAATATAAGAAAAAATGTCTAATAAAtctgatattgaattattatcaaattggCGTACGATTGGATCTAGAAATTCTGAAAAAGTTATTGAATTAAGTGAAAAAGTattaaaaggaaaagtatttgatcaaggtaagttttattttttatgaaagtatatatatataggaaaattggtaaaaaaaaaaaaaggggactaattttttaatttattattcatttaaatcaaaaatgaagaatgggCAATAAGAGAACAATTAGCTATTGCTGCTTtagatttaggtaaaaatgaattagcaaatgtgagttttttttttttttctgtTATCAACTTGAACAACTTGGATATATTGAAAGTTATAAATATGAATTCTTTTAAAAcgatttttgaaattgatcttttatttatttattttataatcttattttgttttaggaacaaataaaattattaaatttaaaatttccaaattcacctagaattaaaatattaaatggattatcatttgaagttgaaaataattatgaaaaagcaaaagaaatttatgaaaatttattaaaaatcGATGAAACTAATGTTGTAAGTTTAAGTGTTATTCGaatcattttttcttttctgaagaatcaatatatatgggatatatatatatatatatatatatttatttatttatttattacggaaaatacaaataacTAATAATGTTTATTTATGAtacttttgtttttctttttctcctcTCTTTTTAGTCAGCTCATCAAagattaatttcattaagtttatcaacatctacaattcaaaatacaattataattttattaaaatatttAGATATTTTTTATTCAGATCCTTCTGGATGGTCATTATTATCTGAATTATATtcagaattaaatttatataatcaatctttAGATTCATTAGGtcatttattattaatcCAACCTTGggatgaaaatcaaattagaaGATCAGGTGAAATTGCTTATACACTTGGGTGAgttgatatttcaaattttttatttcaaAAGTAGATTTTCAAACTAAATTCTCCTTTTTGCCCAATTCTATGATTTAcaatttatctttatataaaattaaatagTGATTATCAACTTTCTTTAAAACATTTTTTAAGATCATTAGAAATGAAAGGAAAtgtagaagaaaataaaaattcaaataaaacaaGAACATGGTGGGGTATAAAATTAGTAAgtttttatttatttatttatttcatttagaaaaaagtaaatataaatatagtcttctaataaattttgttgaaattaGTCAGTATCTAGATTAttagaatcaaattcatcttcaaattcatcatcaaatttagaaaCTATTATACCTTTTGAAATGCGTACAaatgaaaaacaattaaaattattagatgaattatctactgaaaatttattatcatctacAAGTAGTGGAAAAGGtttaaatttagatatTACAAGAAGATTACTTAGTAATTCGATTCAAATTAAAGAGATAATTAGATAATTAAGATATTATATTTGAAAGctatcttctttcctcATTGTATGATTATTGTCATTTCTCACATCTCACATCacaattgatgatgttttTGCTCTTGATGGATATTAGTCAAATAAACAGAAGTGCACTTGGAAAATGTTTTGTATATGTATAGATAAATTTAACTTTATGCattgttttgattatttccctttcttttatactttctttattatgatgattattCCTTGATATGCTCTCTACTTCCTCATCAACAAACTataatcaactttttcttgattgaagcttttcctccttctttAAATACATTTTCGCCTATCCCCATGCTGAAGACACGATGACAATCTACCTATGAGGATTCCTTAACTTCTTTGTCCATAGCTGCTTTAGGAGTGTTGGCCCGCtaaatcattcatattAACCGTCAGTCAACATTCGCAAAATTGTACTGGTTATTTTTAGTAGACTCACCTCGGCTTGTAAAATACTATTCTTAACATCTTGGGCGGAAggttcaccttcacctccaccttgTTTACCTtctgaagaattatcagCTCCTTTAGCTTCTTGATCCATAGCTGCTTTAGGAGTATTTGCTTGCTATGAAGCAGAAAATGAGGTGATGTCAGCTTATTATAAGTATagatccaaattcaaatgaattcGTCCAAAAGGAATCCAATTAAAAGAAACCTTTTGACTtttgtatgtatatataaaaaatgttaaaatcaacttacctCAGCTTGTTTGATACTATCTTTTACATCATTTTCACTTggttcaccttcaccaccaccttgagattcaccttttccagTAGCTGGATCTTGTGATTTTTTTTCAGAATCTCCAGAAGCTATTTGAGATCTAGCAGTTTCATTTGCATTTTTACCACCACCTTGATTTTCAGGTTTTAATGAATCAttgaaaagtaaattaGAAGGCATAGTTTtagtttcatctttctttactGGAATATTTTCTGGTCCTCTATCGGCACTTTTATGAATATCTGAAGGGTCTGATGAtttctaaaaaaaaaaaagccAAAAAGAACAATCAGCATATATTGtttgatatgatttgtGCTGATGGTCCAATTCTAGAAGGAATGTGATCGAAATACGGAGACAAGTCTGATTGATTCGAGATATATGAAATTGTGATTCTGAAAATCACTTACAGGAGAGTATTTTCCACTTTCAGTAGCTTGAATAGCTGTACCTACTGCTACAGTTGGAGCTGATTCGTTAATTTCAGCACGATGTTGAGCGTGAGAAGATGAGTGGAAGGCTGCATGAGTATCAGCTTTTGAagggtaaagaagaaaggcGGCCTTATATTTCAAGTTCAAGTCAGCTAAGCTCATTGGTTTTGGTAATGCTCTCAAAAGTTATAAGTCGGCCGATGATACGCTTCACATACATACTACTCTTgagaaatgatgaaattaatgaaacTCACCAAAGATCCAAATCCAACTGCTGAACTAATCATCCAAGTAGTATCACTACTTGGTTTTGAGCTTGTAGAAGCCAATCTTTTAGAGGCTATTTGAACTCTTGTTCGAGAAGCCAATCGAGTGGAAAGTCTAGTAGCTGATCTGAATGACATGATGTGCAGTAAAGTGATTGTATGAAACGGAGTTAACGAGTTATagcaagaagaatatataGGTTATTATACTATTATATTtggtattgatatttggaattgaaagatagaattgattttgatgagCCGAGTTGCGAATCTGTTTGATATAAGGTTATACTATTAAGTAACAATGACGTTCACTTTTTAATATTACTACTATTACTATGACTGACGTTATATCGTAGATCGGAGATCGGAACTGATACCCATCAAATCACGTGAGAtcgatatatatatgacATGACATATAAACTGCCACATTATGTCAATTCCCGGTTTACCCGTTTCACCTTTCTAACCTTTGGTCACCAAGTTCAGATACCTTTTAAGCAAAAAGTTCCAAAGTGATCttaatcatttcatctctCAAATATACTTATAATACCACACGCTTcataaataattttataCATTCCATTCATTGGAGTTCAACACTCAAAAGGTATCATGTCATTCAATGTTCCCGCTATACGCGcatcatttccattctcagcttcttctataGCAGGTCCTTCTAGATTAGGATATAgattattttcaacaacaaattcaaatcaagtaTCAAAACGTAAATTAATAGCAAAAAGACGTAAAAATGCAAATTTAGAATTACAATCttcaaaaattcaaaaaccAGAATTTATTGATCCTATATTAGGTAAAGTTCATTATAAATTACAATCTACAagattaaatcaaaatccaataaatgaagaagaattaaaatcaaaatcacaatcacaaacaaaatcaaaattatcaaaaattttattaaattatgaagaaattgcttattcaccaccaccaaattattttaaaaaagaagaaccaaatttttatttacctggaatttcaaattttgataaaaaattattatttggtGCTTTACCACATTTATCAActgaattaaaattatcaacaaataataataatattgaggaacaagaagaaattgaaccAAATAAAAAAACTGAATTATTAATGCGTATTTTAGATTtaagaaattcaaataaacaaaattttaattttttaaatagACAAAGagttattgatgaatttggaaaaggtaaaaataCTGGAAGTTCAGATGTACAAGGTTAGtttctttttaattctaAGTATTTATTTCTATTGCAATTAGATATGCTTATTAACcattatattattattattattaatataTATAGCTGCATTATTAACTGCAAAAATTCTTAATTTACTTTCTCatattaatcaaaatcctaaagatatttcaaataaaagatCATTAAGATTACTTGTTCAACAACGTGCAAGacatttaaaatattttaaaagaacaaattcAGTTGAATCttatgatgaattattaagTCAATTAGATTTAGAACGTGGTGCagtagaaggtgaattaagGTTTAacttttaaataaaatatatttGTAAGAATGTAAGTTCTTTTTAACtattattttcaaagtttttcaaaaataatTTGCCATATATCATTAAATCCccttttcaaatttttaTGATGCTTTACCAAACCTGATTT
This region includes:
- a CDS encoding mitochondrial 37S ribosomal protein uS15m; translated protein: MSFNVPAIRASFPFSASSIAGPSRLGYRLFSTTNSNQVSKRKLIAKRRKNANLELQSSKIQKPEFIDPILGKVHYKLQSTRLNQNPINEEELKSKSQSQTKSKLSKILLNYEEIAYSPPPNYFKKEEPNFYLPGISNFDKKLLFGALPHLSTELKLSTNNNNIEEQEEIEPNKKTELLMRILDLRNSNKQNFNFLNRQRVIDEFGKGKNTGSSDVQAALLTAKILNLLSHINQNPKDISNKRSLRLLVQQRARHLKYFKRTNSVESYDELLSQLDLERGAVEGELRFNF